Below is a genomic region from Myxococcus fulvus.
GCTTCTCCCGGTGGCGGCCTTCGCCGCTTTGGTGGGATTGGAAAATTTCCTAGGGACTGGCGTTTTGCGTGAATTAGCCTCCAGGCCTCCGTGTCGTCGCCGGCACGGGGTGACACCTGGCGGATTCACCTGGAAAGGAAGGCAGCACGATGAGCGCTCAGTCCCTGAAGAAGAAGCTGACCCTGAAGAAGGAGACGCTCCGCACGCTCGAGACGGTGGAGCCGTCGCTGCTGGAGGGCGTCGTCGGGGGCGCGGGCCTCGGGTTCGACAACGCCATCACGCTGACCGCCACGCAGGACCCCAACCGCCTCACGCTGAAGACGCGCTGACCTTCCGCGGGGAGTGTCCCGCTCGCCGGAACGGGTTAGAAGTCCGGGCATGGTGACTGGTGTCGTGGCCTCGGACCTGTTGCTCGTTCCGGCGCATCCCGAGCACGTGGACTTCTGGTTGGCGCTGCGCGCCGAGGCCGGGGCCCGGCGCTACGTGGACACGGAGGATGACTCGCGGGAGGTGCTGGTGAAGCGCATCCTGGAGGCGGGCACGCTGGAGGAGCCCCGCGCGAAGGGGTTCCGCTGGTTCGTGCGCCAGGGGGACGCGTGGGTGGGCACGGTGTCCGCGCGGGACGTGTCCCGGGAGCACGGGCGTCTGCAGATTGGCTACATGATGGCGGAGGCGTACCACGGGCGCGGGCTGGGCTCGCGCGCGGTGGGGATGATGCTGGAGCGCCTGTTCACGCTGCCGTTCCTGCATCGGGTGTGGCTGACGACGCTGTCGGAGAACCTGGGCTCCCAGGGGGTGGCGCGCAAGCTGGGCTTCTCGCTGGAGGGGACGATGCGGGGGCACAGCGTCCTGCGGGGGGAGCGCAAGGACCAGCAATTCTGGGGAATGTCGCGCAGTGACTGGGAGGCGCGCCGGCGCGGGTGACGTGCGCTGGGAGCCGTGTGGGGGGCGGGTTATAGAAGCGGCGTCATGCACGCCTACGCCGCTGAGCTGTCGCAGGAATTGGGCCTGAGGCCCGAGCAGGTGGACCGCACCCTGGCGCTGAACGCCGACGGAGCCACCGTCCCCTTCATCGCGCGCTATCGCAAGGAGGTCACCGGAGGGCTGGATGAGGTGCAGATCCAGACCATCCTGGACCGGGCCGGCGAGCGCGCCGAGCTGGACTCGCGCCGCGAGACGATTCTCCGCTCCGTGGAGGAGCAGGGGAAGCTGACGCCGGAGCTGGCGAAGGCGCTGAAGGCGGCGAAGACTCGCACTGAGCTGGAGGACCTCTACCTGCCGTACCGGCCCAAGCGCCGCACGCGCGCGGCGATTGCGAGGGAGCGCGGGCTGGAGCCGCTGGCGGACCTGCTGTGGAAGCAGGACGGACGCAGGGGCGAGGACGCGGACGCGAAGGTGCGGCCGTTCGTCAACGCGGAGAAGGAGGTGCCGGACCTGGCGGCGGCGCTGGCGGGGGCTCGGGACATCTGCGCGGAGCGGGTGAGCGAGGACGCGGGGCTGCGCCGCGAGTCGCGCGAGGTGTGCGCGAAGCGGGGCACGCTGCGCTCGGACGTGGTGCCGGCGAAGAAGGGCGAGCCCACCAAGTTCGAGAACTACTACGGCCATGAGGAGCCGCTGTCGCAGGCCCCGTCTCACCGTGTGCTGGCGCTGCTGCGCGGTGAGGAGGAGGGCGTGTTGAAGGTGCGGCTGAACATGCCGGACGACGAGGTGAAGGCGCTGCTCGCGGGGCGGGTGGTGACGAAGCCGCAGTCGCTGTTCGCCTCGGAGCTGCGCGCGGCGGTGGAGGATGGGTGGGAGCGGCTGATGGGGCCGTCACTGGAGTCGGAGCTGCGCGCGGAGCTGAAGGAGCGCGCGGACAAGGGCGCCATCGGTGTCTTCGGGGAGAACCTGCGGCACCTGTTGTTGACGGCGCCGGCGGGGGCTCGGGCGGTGCTGGCGCTGGACCCGGGGCTGCGCACGGGCATCAAGCTGGCGATGCTCGACAACACGGGGAGCGTGGCGGAGACGCTGACGCTCTACTCGGAGCGCAGCGCGGACGAGCGCGTGCGGGCGGCGAAGCTGTTGTCCGCGGTGGTGCAGAAGCACAAGCCGGAGCTCATCGCGGTGGGCAACGGGACGGGCAGCCGCGAGGCGGAGACCTTCGTTCGCGACACGCTGAAGGCGCTGGGGGTGCAGGTGCCGGTGGTGTCGGTGAGCGAGCAGGGCGCGTCCATCTACTCGGCGTCGGAGGTGGCGCGTGACGAGTTCCCGGAGATGGACGTCAGCCTGCGCGGCGCGGTGTCGATTGGGCGGCGGTTGCAGGACCCGCTGGCGGAGCTGGTGAAGATCGACCCGAAGAGCATCGGCGTGGGGCAGTACCAGCACGACGTGGACCAGGGGTTGTTGAAGAAGAAGCTGGGCGAGGTGGTGGACTCGTGCGTGAACGCGGTGGGCGTGGATGTGAACACCGCGTCGCCGCAACTGCTCGAGCACGTGTCCGGCGTGGGGCCGTCGCTGGCGAAGAAGCTGGTGGCACACCGCGCGTCGAAGGGGCGCTTCACCACGCGGCGGGAGTTGTTGAAGGTGAGCGGGTTGGGGCCGAAGACGTTCGAGCAGGCGGCGGGCTTCCTGCGCGTGCGAGGGCCCGAGCCGCTGGACGCGAGCGCGGTGCACCCGGAGCGGTACGCGGTGGTCGAGCGCATGGCGAAGGACTTGGGCGTGGAGGTGGGGGCGCTGGTGGGCAACGCGTCGCTGGTGCGGAAGATCGACCCCAAGAAGTACCTGGGCCCGGACCTGGGCGAGCTGACGTTGAAGGACATCCTGGCGGAGCTGGAGAAGCCGAGCCGGGACCCGCGTGGAGACTTCTCGGCGCCGACGATGCGTGACGACTTGCGCACGCTGGAGGACGTGAAGGAGGGGATGGTGTTGCAGGGCGTGGTGACGAACGTCACGGCGTTCGGCGCGTTCGTGGACGTGGGCGTGCACCAGGATGGACTGGTGCATGTGTCGCAAATCTCGACGAAGTTCGTGAAGGACCCGTCCGAGGTGGTGAAGGTCGGGGACCGGTTGACGGTGCGCGTGCTCAGCGTGGACTTGCAGCGCAAGCGCCTGGCGTTGTCGGTGCGCGCGGCGCAGGAGGGCGGAGCGGCGCAGCCTTCGGGGCGGCCCTCGGTGGGCGGGGCTTCGGGCGCGGGGCGGATGACGGACCGGGGTGGGGCGGGGGCTCCGCCTCGGCCGGGTGGCGGTGGGAGCGCGCGGCCTGGGGGACAGCAGGGCTCGGGCTCGTCGTCCGGTGGGCAGCGGCCGGGTGGTGGTGGTGGTGACAAGAAGGGCCCGGAGCCGTTCAACAATCCGTTCGCGAAGCTGAAGCGCTGAGCGGCAGACACGTTCGATGGCGCGCATGCTCATGATGCATCCGCGCCATTGGACGCCTCGACGTTTCGAGGCAGACCACTCGAGGGGGCTTCGTGGACCCTCGGGTGTGCCCGGCGAGGATGCAAAGGCATGCTTCGCGCATCGCTCACGCATGAAATCCTCATGATTTGAGGCAAAGGGCGCGGCGGGGGCATCGTTCCCGTAGCCTGCGGGACATGTCTCCCAAGCAAGCAGGACAGTTCTCCCTTGTGATGTTCCTGTACCCAGGGGCCCTGCGCCCGTGGGTCCTTCTGCTCATAGCCCTGGGGTGCGGTGGGGGCCGGAGTGGAGCAGTGTCGCCGTCGTCATCACCACATGCCGACGTGCGGACGAGACCTGATGACCCAGGGCTCGTCGTCGAGATGCGACGGACGGGGTGCGAGGGGATTTGCCCCATCTACCGGCTCACCGTGCACGGAGACGGGCGGGTGGTCTACGACGGCGACTTCCATGTGAAGATCCAAGGCAGACGGGAGTCTCGCCTGACGCCTGCTCAACTGGCGCGATTGAGACGGACGCTCGCCGAGCACGTGAAGCCCGAGGTCATCTACGGAGAGCGCGAGCGGAATTGGTATACGTGCCCGCACGGTGGCATCGACCTCGCGGGAGTGGTGCTCCTGGCGCCGGAGGTCGGGGTGTCCGAGCCCATCTGCTATGTGAATCAGGTCCTCATGAGAGAGTCCCCTTCGTTGGGTGGGGTCGACTACCTGATTGAAGAGATTGTCGGCAGCCACCGCTGGGCAGGGTGCTCTGACGACTGGAAGGGATTCGGCGGGTGTTGACGCCCGTGGGGTGGCCCCGCATTTG
It encodes:
- a CDS encoding GNAT family N-acetyltransferase: MVTGVVASDLLLVPAHPEHVDFWLALRAEAGARRYVDTEDDSREVLVKRILEAGTLEEPRAKGFRWFVRQGDAWVGTVSARDVSREHGRLQIGYMMAEAYHGRGLGSRAVGMMLERLFTLPFLHRVWLTTLSENLGSQGVARKLGFSLEGTMRGHSVLRGERKDQQFWGMSRSDWEARRRG
- a CDS encoding Tex family protein translates to MHAYAAELSQELGLRPEQVDRTLALNADGATVPFIARYRKEVTGGLDEVQIQTILDRAGERAELDSRRETILRSVEEQGKLTPELAKALKAAKTRTELEDLYLPYRPKRRTRAAIARERGLEPLADLLWKQDGRRGEDADAKVRPFVNAEKEVPDLAAALAGARDICAERVSEDAGLRRESREVCAKRGTLRSDVVPAKKGEPTKFENYYGHEEPLSQAPSHRVLALLRGEEEGVLKVRLNMPDDEVKALLAGRVVTKPQSLFASELRAAVEDGWERLMGPSLESELRAELKERADKGAIGVFGENLRHLLLTAPAGARAVLALDPGLRTGIKLAMLDNTGSVAETLTLYSERSADERVRAAKLLSAVVQKHKPELIAVGNGTGSREAETFVRDTLKALGVQVPVVSVSEQGASIYSASEVARDEFPEMDVSLRGAVSIGRRLQDPLAELVKIDPKSIGVGQYQHDVDQGLLKKKLGEVVDSCVNAVGVDVNTASPQLLEHVSGVGPSLAKKLVAHRASKGRFTTRRELLKVSGLGPKTFEQAAGFLRVRGPEPLDASAVHPERYAVVERMAKDLGVEVGALVGNASLVRKIDPKKYLGPDLGELTLKDILAELEKPSRDPRGDFSAPTMRDDLRTLEDVKEGMVLQGVVTNVTAFGAFVDVGVHQDGLVHVSQISTKFVKDPSEVVKVGDRLTVRVLSVDLQRKRLALSVRAAQEGGAAQPSGRPSVGGASGAGRMTDRGGAGAPPRPGGGGSARPGGQQGSGSSSGGQRPGGGGGDKKGPEPFNNPFAKLKR
- a CDS encoding DUF6438 domain-containing protein, with translation MRTRPDDPGLVVEMRRTGCEGICPIYRLTVHGDGRVVYDGDFHVKIQGRRESRLTPAQLARLRRTLAEHVKPEVIYGERERNWYTCPHGGIDLAGVVLLAPEVGVSEPICYVNQVLMRESPSLGGVDYLIEEIVGSHRWAGCSDDWKGFGGC